The following are encoded together in the Pedobacter sp. D749 genome:
- a CDS encoding SDR family oxidoreductase has translation MNIIITGASSGIGFETALEFSLHKENKIVAIARSADKLRKLLEIAKGINPDCTLLPVEFDIVNDDYAALIPFLKERLGTIDILINNAGALINKPFLETTEVDLGEMLQSNVISHFRMIQNLLPLMQSGSHIVNIGSMGGFQGSVKFPGLSAYSASKAALHTLTECLAFELAETGIKINCLALGSAQTEMLETAFPGYQSPVMAFEMGKYVADFAKTGHKFFNGKILPVAVTTP, from the coding sequence ATGAACATTATAATTACAGGTGCCAGCAGCGGAATCGGTTTCGAAACGGCTTTAGAGTTTAGCTTACATAAAGAAAACAAGATTGTTGCCATTGCCCGTTCAGCAGATAAGCTGCGCAAACTCTTAGAAATTGCTAAAGGCATTAATCCAGATTGCACCCTTTTACCTGTAGAATTCGACATTGTAAACGATGATTATGCCGCGCTGATTCCTTTTTTAAAAGAACGTTTGGGTACAATCGATATCCTGATCAACAATGCAGGCGCTTTAATTAATAAGCCTTTTTTAGAAACCACCGAGGTTGATTTAGGCGAAATGTTACAGAGCAACGTAATTTCACATTTTAGAATGATCCAGAACCTTTTACCTTTAATGCAAAGCGGAAGCCATATTGTTAATATCGGCAGTATGGGTGGCTTTCAGGGAAGTGTTAAATTTCCTGGTCTTTCTGCCTATTCGGCAAGTAAAGCTGCCTTGCATACCTTAACAGAATGTTTGGCTTTTGAATTAGCTGAAACAGGAATTAAAATTAATTGCCTTGCATTAGGATCGGCCCAGACAGAAATGCTCGAAACCGCTTTCCCTGGCTACCAAAGCCCGGTTATGGCTTTTGAAATGGGGAAATATGTGGCCGATTTTGCTAAAACAGGACATAAATTTTTTAATGGAAAAATTTTACCAGTAGCAGTTACTACACCATAA
- a CDS encoding SDR family NAD(P)-dependent oxidoreductase — METQNKIALVTGGSRGLGKNAALKIAAKGIGVIVTYQSKKEEAEDTVNEIKALGLPAAAIQLNVGDSKTFEAFFTEVKSILKSVFNAEKFDFLINNAGIGIHASFADTTEEQFDALVNIHYKGAFFLTQKALPLLNDGSGIINVSSGLARFATPGYAAYASMKGAMETLTKYQAKELGARGIRSNIIAPGAIETDFGGGMVRDNDQLNAGIASNTALGRVGLPDDIGGVVAFLCTEDARWINAQRIEASGGMFL; from the coding sequence ATGGAAACACAAAATAAAATTGCCTTGGTAACCGGTGGTAGCCGCGGACTGGGAAAAAACGCTGCATTAAAAATTGCCGCAAAAGGAATTGGTGTAATTGTTACCTATCAATCGAAAAAAGAGGAAGCAGAAGATACCGTAAATGAAATAAAAGCGCTGGGTTTGCCAGCAGCAGCAATACAGTTAAATGTTGGCGATTCTAAAACTTTTGAGGCTTTTTTTACAGAAGTTAAAAGCATACTAAAATCTGTTTTTAATGCAGAAAAATTCGATTTCCTGATCAACAATGCCGGTATTGGAATTCACGCTTCATTTGCTGATACTACAGAGGAACAATTTGATGCCTTGGTAAACATCCATTATAAAGGAGCATTCTTTTTAACCCAAAAGGCTTTGCCGCTATTAAATGATGGTAGCGGAATCATTAATGTTTCATCCGGATTGGCGCGTTTTGCAACCCCAGGTTATGCGGCCTATGCATCGATGAAAGGTGCCATGGAAACCTTAACAAAATATCAGGCTAAAGAATTGGGTGCAAGAGGAATCAGATCTAACATTATTGCTCCGGGCGCCATTGAAACCGATTTTGGTGGTGGCATGGTACGCGATAACGACCAGCTCAATGCCGGAATCGCTTCCAACACAGCCTTGGGTCGTGTAGGCTTACCAGACGATATTGGCGGTGTAGTAGCATTTTTATGTACTGAAGATGCAAGATGGATTAATGCACAGCGCATTGAAGCATCTGGCGGGATGTTCTTATAA
- a CDS encoding homogentisate 1,2-dioxygenase, which produces MPIYHKLGQIPAKRHTVFRKPDGNLYAEELVSTEGFSSLYSLVYHCHPPTMVKHLGEPYSVEPKIAREKHLKHTSLIGFNIKPEDDFLKSRKAVLVNSDLHIVLAAPRKSMTDYFYKNSQADEMIFIHEGSGKLKTGFGEIKFAYGDYLIIPRGTIYQMEFDTEQNRLFIVESFSPLRPPKRYLNQFGQLMEHAPYCERDLRLPENLQTHDEYGDFKVLIKKQGLIYPYTYGTHPFDYVGWDGYHYPYAFSIHDFEPITGRLHQPPPVHQTFEGHNFVVCSFVPRKYDYHPDSIPAPYNHSNVDSDEVLYYVDGDFMSRKSVVKGQITLHPGGIPHGPHPGTVEKSIGKEKTDELAVMIDPFKPLMLTQDAVDIEDENYHKSWQINVE; this is translated from the coding sequence ATGCCTATTTATCATAAATTGGGGCAGATTCCAGCTAAACGTCACACGGTTTTTCGTAAACCTGATGGAAATCTTTATGCCGAAGAATTGGTATCAACCGAAGGTTTTTCCAGTTTATATTCATTGGTTTATCATTGTCACCCGCCAACAATGGTAAAACATTTGGGCGAGCCTTATAGTGTTGAGCCAAAAATTGCGCGCGAAAAACACCTGAAACACACCAGTTTAATCGGTTTCAATATTAAACCGGAAGATGATTTTCTAAAAAGCAGAAAAGCCGTTCTGGTAAACAGCGATCTGCATATCGTTCTGGCTGCACCAAGAAAATCTATGACCGACTATTTCTACAAAAATAGTCAGGCCGACGAGATGATCTTCATACATGAAGGTTCTGGAAAGCTGAAAACAGGATTTGGAGAAATTAAATTTGCTTATGGCGATTATCTGATCATTCCAAGAGGAACCATCTATCAGATGGAATTTGATACCGAACAAAACAGGTTATTTATTGTAGAAAGTTTTAGTCCGCTAAGACCGCCAAAAAGATATTTAAATCAGTTTGGACAGTTAATGGAACATGCGCCGTATTGTGAGCGTGATTTGAGACTACCCGAAAACCTGCAAACACATGATGAGTATGGCGATTTTAAAGTACTCATTAAAAAACAGGGATTAATTTATCCCTATACTTATGGTACGCACCCTTTTGATTATGTTGGCTGGGATGGTTACCATTATCCCTATGCTTTCTCAATCCACGACTTTGAGCCGATAACAGGCCGCCTGCACCAACCGCCTCCGGTTCACCAAACTTTCGAAGGACACAATTTTGTGGTTTGCTCTTTTGTTCCCCGCAAATACGATTACCATCCCGATTCGATCCCTGCACCATACAACCATAGCAATGTAGATAGCGACGAGGTGCTTTATTATGTTGATGGTGATTTTATGAGCCGTAAAAGTGTGGTTAAAGGACAGATTACCCTACACCCTGGTGGTATTCCACATGGGCCACATCCAGGTACTGTAGAAAAATCGATTGGAAAAGAAAAAACAGATGAGCTGGCAGTTATGATCGATCCTTTTAAGCCTTTAATGCTTACACAGGACGCCGTGGATATTGAAGATGAAAATTACCACAAAAGCTGGCAGATTAACGTAGAATAA
- a CDS encoding GtrA family protein, translating to MRNAILAVIDFFHPPFKKFISLHNFRYLATGGGTLLLGILSYYFAYFFIFKTEEVNFGVIVLQRETASLLVDYIIAIPTSFLLNKYVIFTHSELKGRVQLFRFLNLQFINILANYVLLKFLLELLRDYPTLAMLSRILVSVLMALFSYLYQHYFTFSVKKIGDKNGKKDQ from the coding sequence ATGCGTAACGCCATTTTAGCCGTCATAGATTTTTTTCATCCTCCATTTAAAAAATTTATTTCTTTACATAATTTCAGGTATCTGGCTACTGGTGGTGGCACTTTATTATTGGGAATTTTAAGTTATTATTTTGCTTACTTTTTCATCTTTAAAACTGAGGAGGTAAACTTTGGAGTAATCGTATTGCAAAGAGAAACGGCCTCATTATTAGTTGATTATATCATTGCTATCCCAACCAGTTTTTTACTTAATAAATACGTTATATTTACACATAGTGAATTAAAAGGAAGGGTTCAGCTTTTCAGGTTTTTAAACCTCCAGTTTATAAACATACTGGCAAACTATGTTTTATTGAAGTTTTTGCTGGAACTTTTGAGAGATTACCCAACTTTGGCAATGCTTTCGAGAATACTGGTTTCAGTCTTAATGGCGCTTTTCAGCTACCTCTACCAGCATTACTTTACATTTAGTGTAAAAAAAATTGGGGATAAAAATGGGAAGAAGGATCAATAA
- a CDS encoding AraC family transcriptional regulator: MKIPQKFFARRHEIAADYLKELDKHLDDIVSGRATEMFEVRDFADLIHVHPTHLSNTIKAATGHSPCFFFEERLMEISKSMLQNVSMPIAEIARTLTYDPSNFTKFFKHFAGQTPKQYRQTYFESLATNKEIVTI, from the coding sequence ATGAAAATTCCACAGAAGTTTTTTGCCCGTCGACATGAAATTGCGGCAGATTATTTAAAAGAATTAGATAAACACCTGGACGACATCGTATCTGGCCGTGCTACAGAAATGTTTGAAGTAAGAGATTTTGCCGATTTAATCCATGTACACCCTACTCATTTAAGTAACACGATTAAAGCCGCTACCGGACATTCGCCATGTTTCTTTTTCGAAGAGCGTTTAATGGAAATTTCGAAATCAATGTTACAGAATGTAAGTATGCCTATTGCCGAAATTGCAAGGACACTAACTTACGATCCATCTAACTTTACCAAGTTTTTTAAACACTTCGCTGGCCAAACACCAAAACAATATCGGCAGACTTATTTCGAGTCTTTAGCTACCAATAAGGAAATTGTCACCATATAA
- a CDS encoding aromatic amino acid hydroxylase: MSHFNDFNNAQVAKLPNHLKQFIVDQNYEKYTPIDQAVWRYVMRQNYSYLKNVAYYPYIKGLQRAGLSIEHIPDLQTMNDNLGKIGWGAVTVDGFIPPAAFMEYQAYRVLVIAADIRQINHIEYTPAPDIIHESAGHAPIIADTDYNNYLSYFGSIGAKAMFSAKDFELYEAIRKLSILKEAVNADEFAIARAEKELRYISENMGEPSEMALLGRLHWWTVEYGLIGTLENPKIYGAGLLSSIGESATCMQNDVAKLWYNIDTINYAYDITKPQPQLFVTETFQNLIDVLETFANTMAFRKGGTESIMKAIACKNVATAVYSSGLQVSGVFTDIGVGTKDEVTFIKTTGASALAFNGKQLNGHGKDYHADGFSSPVGRLKGAEKPFEDYSPLELQSLKIIKGEKTELTFESGIKVVGIVKDIITEKGKLILIAFNDCTVTERNGNILFKPEWGIYDMAIGESIVSVFNGAADKDAYEEITLISTEKTHHITYDDKTLKLHSLYQTVREIRESGENLDQLGEIFLQLKTNHRQDWLCALEILEIIYHKKIYHQLEKEIQVYLEIKAGKELDHTKLINDGLHVIKNPVSQLLVED; encoded by the coding sequence ATGAGCCATTTTAATGATTTTAATAATGCGCAGGTAGCAAAATTGCCCAATCATTTAAAACAATTTATTGTTGACCAGAATTACGAAAAATACACACCAATCGATCAAGCGGTATGGCGTTATGTAATGCGCCAGAATTACAGTTATCTTAAAAACGTAGCTTATTACCCTTATATTAAAGGCTTACAGCGAGCAGGTTTAAGTATTGAGCACATTCCCGACCTGCAAACCATGAACGATAATCTGGGTAAGATTGGTTGGGGCGCCGTAACTGTTGATGGTTTTATTCCGCCAGCTGCTTTTATGGAATATCAGGCCTATAGGGTACTGGTAATTGCTGCAGATATCCGCCAGATTAATCACATTGAATATACACCGGCACCAGATATTATACATGAAAGTGCTGGTCATGCACCTATTATTGCCGATACCGACTACAATAATTATTTAAGCTATTTTGGTTCGATTGGTGCAAAAGCCATGTTTTCGGCGAAAGATTTTGAACTTTACGAAGCCATCAGGAAGTTATCGATTTTGAAAGAAGCTGTAAATGCTGATGAATTTGCCATTGCCAGGGCAGAAAAAGAATTGCGCTACATTAGTGAAAATATGGGCGAGCCTTCTGAAATGGCTTTACTTGGTCGCTTGCACTGGTGGACGGTTGAATATGGTTTGATTGGTACGTTAGAAAATCCAAAAATTTATGGCGCGGGTTTGCTTTCCTCTATCGGCGAAAGTGCAACCTGCATGCAAAATGATGTAGCAAAACTTTGGTACAACATTGATACGATTAATTATGCCTACGACATTACCAAACCACAACCGCAGCTTTTTGTAACCGAAACATTCCAAAATCTGATTGATGTTTTGGAAACTTTTGCCAATACCATGGCCTTTAGGAAAGGTGGAACAGAAAGTATTATGAAAGCAATTGCCTGTAAAAACGTAGCCACAGCTGTTTATAGTTCAGGCTTACAGGTAAGTGGTGTATTTACGGATATAGGTGTTGGCACAAAAGATGAGGTAACTTTTATTAAAACAACTGGTGCTTCGGCATTGGCGTTTAACGGAAAACAATTAAATGGCCATGGAAAAGATTACCATGCTGATGGTTTTTCGTCGCCGGTTGGCCGTTTAAAAGGAGCAGAAAAACCATTTGAGGATTATAGTCCATTAGAACTACAATCTTTAAAAATCATCAAAGGGGAGAAAACTGAACTTACGTTTGAAAGCGGAATTAAAGTTGTAGGAATAGTTAAAGATATTATTACCGAAAAGGGTAAGTTGATTTTAATAGCCTTTAACGATTGTACGGTTACAGAACGTAATGGGAATATTTTATTTAAACCAGAATGGGGAATTTATGATATGGCCATAGGCGAAAGCATCGTTTCAGTTTTTAATGGTGCTGCCGACAAAGATGCTTACGAGGAGATTACGTTAATTAGCACGGAGAAAACGCATCACATTACTTACGACGATAAAACCTTAAAACTACACAGCTTATACCAAACGGTTAGAGAGATTAGGGAAAGTGGTGAAAACCTTGATCAGCTAGGCGAAATTTTCTTACAGCTAAAAACAAACCATAGGCAGGATTGGCTTTGCGCCTTGGAAATTCTGGAGATTATTTACCATAAAAAGATTTACCATCAGCTGGAAAAGGAAATTCAGGTATATCTTGAAATTAAAGCGGGTAAAGAGTTAGACCATACCAAACTGATTAATGATGGCTTACATGTGATTAAAAATCCTGTTAGTCAGCTCCTTGTGGAAGATTGA
- a CDS encoding flavin reductase family protein codes for MLTLNTSDLTPVELQNYLQYAIAPRPICFASTIDAEGNINLSPFSFFNMFSTNPPICIFSPSRRVRDNTTKHTLENVHQVKECVINIVNYDMVQQMSLASTEYAKGVNEFEKAGFTMLKSDLVRPPRVAEAPVQFECVVNEVISLGDKHGAGNLILAEIKVIHINEAILDENGKIDQHKIDLVARLGGDWYCRVTKDNLFKVAKPLAKLGIGVDRLPQSVRFSKVLTGNDLGMLGNVEQIPTDEEIDLIITNPEVKEVLDATIGDSTNRERELHELAKKFLFNGDVELALKVVLL; via the coding sequence TTGCTGACCCTAAATACCTCCGATTTAACCCCTGTAGAACTACAAAACTACCTGCAGTACGCGATCGCTCCGCGACCGATCTGTTTTGCCTCCACTATTGATGCCGAAGGAAATATAAATCTAAGCCCCTTCAGTTTCTTTAATATGTTTAGTACAAATCCACCCATCTGTATTTTTTCCCCGTCGAGGAGGGTGCGCGATAATACGACCAAACACACTTTAGAGAATGTTCATCAAGTAAAAGAGTGCGTGATCAATATTGTAAACTACGATATGGTGCAGCAGATGAGCCTGGCCAGTACCGAATATGCCAAAGGCGTAAACGAGTTTGAGAAAGCAGGATTTACCATGTTGAAGTCAGATCTGGTTCGGCCGCCAAGAGTAGCCGAGGCTCCGGTACAGTTCGAATGTGTAGTGAATGAAGTGATTTCTTTGGGCGATAAACATGGTGCAGGAAACCTGATTCTGGCTGAAATAAAAGTGATTCATATTAACGAAGCTATTTTAGATGAGAATGGTAAGATAGATCAGCATAAAATCGATCTGGTAGCCCGTTTAGGTGGCGATTGGTATTGCAGAGTTACAAAAGATAATTTGTTTAAAGTGGCAAAACCTTTGGCTAAATTAGGTATTGGGGTTGATCGTTTGCCACAATCAGTCCGCTTTTCGAAAGTGTTAACCGGAAACGATTTAGGTATGCTCGGTAATGTTGAGCAAATACCCACTGATGAGGAAATTGATCTGATCATTACAAATCCCGAAGTAAAAGAAGTCCTCGATGCTACTATTGGCGACAGTACCAACCGCGAAAGAGAACTGCACGAACTGGCTAAAAAGTTTCTTTTTAATGGAGATGTAGAACTTGCTTTAAAGGTTGTTTTGCTTTAA
- a CDS encoding YdeI family protein gives MHTIVQVDQYIINSAAFAIPILDHLRNLVHKADARIEEKIKWGMPFFDYKGTVCHMASFKNHCAFGFWKGSLMQDEYGIFKEHSEAMGLLGKIKSFDDLPSDEILIAYIQRAIQLNEDNIKLPLKTKSTEKKELVIPEYFMEALQEAPEALAVFQNFSPSNKKDYVLWLEEAKTEATRIKRLETTLEWLAEGKTRMWKYKK, from the coding sequence ATGCATACAATTGTTCAGGTAGACCAATATATTATCAATTCGGCTGCGTTTGCCATTCCGATTTTAGATCATTTAAGAAACCTGGTGCATAAAGCCGATGCTCGTATTGAAGAGAAAATTAAATGGGGGATGCCTTTTTTCGATTATAAAGGCACGGTTTGTCACATGGCTTCCTTTAAGAATCATTGTGCCTTTGGCTTTTGGAAAGGCTCGTTAATGCAAGATGAGTATGGCATCTTTAAAGAACATTCGGAAGCCATGGGTTTATTGGGGAAAATAAAATCTTTTGACGATTTGCCATCTGATGAAATTCTGATTGCCTATATTCAGCGAGCCATTCAATTAAATGAGGACAATATAAAACTGCCACTAAAAACAAAATCTACCGAGAAGAAAGAACTGGTTATACCTGAATATTTTATGGAAGCTTTACAAGAAGCCCCGGAAGCTTTAGCGGTATTCCAGAATTTCAGTCCATCCAATAAAAAAGATTATGTATTGTGGCTTGAGGAAGCTAAAACGGAAGCAACCAGAATAAAGCGATTGGAAACCACTTTAGAATGGCTTGCTGAAGGCAAAACCAGAATGTGGAAGTATAAAAAATAA
- a CDS encoding DUF4870 domain-containing protein: protein METNSPFKTVDSGKNAAVVSYIFLLGWLISYFAMYKDNKTALSSYHLRQSLLLHLGMIVLYVAVTILIMIVPIALIGYLSFVVYIAYIILIIIGAISANNGEQKPLPLIGDQAQTMFPSI from the coding sequence ATGGAAACAAATTCTCCTTTTAAAACAGTCGACAGTGGAAAAAATGCCGCTGTTGTTAGCTACATTTTTCTACTCGGTTGGTTGATATCGTACTTTGCCATGTACAAAGACAACAAAACAGCGCTGTCAAGCTATCATTTAAGACAGTCATTATTGCTTCATTTGGGTATGATTGTACTTTATGTAGCGGTAACGATATTGATCATGATTGTGCCAATCGCTCTAATTGGTTATTTAAGTTTTGTAGTTTACATTGCCTACATTATTTTGATCATTATAGGTGCTATAAGTGCCAATAATGGTGAACAAAAACCGCTTCCGTTAATCGGCGACCAAGCACAAACCATGTTCCCAAGTATTTAA
- a CDS encoding fumarylacetoacetate hydrolase family protein, with translation MKLVSYKTEDREHLGVFVNGHIYNLNSCDKLIPDNMNEFLQGGEVIMERAKRIDDQIKEGSLEAKEEIFYEILAPVPHPTSCRDGYAFRQHVAAARRNRKVDMIPQFDEYPIFYFTNHNAIQGTGEIECMPDHFDKLDFELELAIVIGKKGRNIKAAEADEYIAGYMVMNDMSARTLQMEEMLLNLGPAKGKDFSTVIGPWLVTPDELLQYKVAPKEGHVGNAYDLKMTCRVNGIEVSKGNAADMDWTFAEIIERCAYGVDIIPGDVIGSGTVGTGCFLELNGTGLLNDPNYKVQWLQPGDVVEMEITGLGALTNTITKADTDFSILALKKN, from the coding sequence ATGAAACTAGTATCCTATAAAACCGAAGACAGGGAGCATCTTGGTGTGTTTGTAAATGGGCATATCTATAATTTAAATAGCTGCGATAAGCTTATTCCTGACAACATGAACGAATTTTTGCAGGGAGGAGAGGTAATAATGGAAAGGGCGAAACGCATTGATGATCAGATTAAAGAAGGAAGTCTGGAGGCCAAAGAAGAAATTTTTTATGAGATTTTGGCGCCCGTTCCACATCCAACCAGCTGTCGTGACGGTTACGCTTTCAGGCAACATGTTGCTGCAGCACGTAGAAACAGAAAGGTTGATATGATCCCTCAATTTGATGAGTATCCCATCTTTTATTTCACCAATCATAACGCTATTCAGGGTACAGGAGAAATTGAGTGCATGCCAGATCATTTTGATAAACTGGATTTCGAATTGGAGCTTGCTATTGTCATCGGTAAAAAAGGTAGAAATATTAAAGCTGCTGAGGCTGATGAATACATTGCAGGTTATATGGTTATGAATGATATGAGTGCCCGTACGTTGCAGATGGAAGAGATGCTGTTGAATTTAGGCCCTGCTAAAGGAAAAGATTTTTCTACCGTAATTGGCCCATGGCTGGTAACACCTGATGAATTATTGCAGTATAAGGTTGCTCCTAAAGAAGGACATGTAGGTAATGCTTACGATCTTAAAATGACCTGCAGAGTAAACGGTATTGAAGTTTCGAAAGGAAATGCTGCTGATATGGACTGGACTTTTGCCGAAATTATAGAACGTTGTGCTTACGGGGTCGACATCATTCCTGGTGATGTAATTGGTTCAGGAACAGTGGGTACGGGTTGTTTTTTAGAGTTAAACGGTACTGGTTTACTTAACGATCCAAATTATAAAGTACAATGGTTACAGCCAGGTGATGTTGTGGAGATGGAAATAACAGGCTTGGGTGCACTAACCAATACGATTACGAAGGCTGATACGGATTTTTCGATCCTGGCGTTGAAGAAGAATTAA
- a CDS encoding DUF6252 family protein, with the protein MKLPLLALVCLLITSSCKKEIDYHQEWDLSTMSAKVDGALLQCTLATAQVYDVDGQISVQISGKKGTTTGFSLMISDFKGVGAYNLSDNNTATYLLDISGLQDTYIGNTQGTIKITSYLANKYIKGSFEFKAQNQSTSTSKTISDGQFMISLVPVKLPETNNSTNNLSAKVDGTTIGFTGEAISINTPIIGNLLTIATTNGDKQMILSVIDYRGIGTYDLATEGIGSYMKDQTPTGSFTSTSGTLVITSEAGDKLKGTFSFNALNENTTINTSVTVTDGTFDLPFSKK; encoded by the coding sequence GTGAAATTACCGCTGTTGGCACTGGTATGCCTCTTAATTACATCTTCCTGCAAAAAAGAAATTGATTATCATCAGGAATGGGATTTATCTACTATGAGTGCTAAAGTTGATGGTGCTTTATTGCAATGTACATTAGCTACTGCCCAGGTTTATGATGTAGATGGACAAATAAGTGTCCAAATCTCGGGTAAAAAAGGAACTACTACTGGCTTTAGTTTAATGATCAGCGATTTTAAAGGTGTTGGCGCCTATAATTTATCGGATAATAACACGGCGACTTACCTTTTGGATATATCCGGATTACAAGATACCTACATTGGCAATACACAAGGAACAATAAAGATAACCAGTTATTTAGCAAACAAATACATCAAGGGCAGTTTTGAGTTTAAAGCACAAAATCAATCCACTTCAACAAGCAAAACCATTAGCGATGGTCAATTTATGATCAGTTTGGTTCCGGTTAAATTGCCAGAAACCAATAACAGCACTAATAATTTAAGTGCAAAGGTAGATGGCACCACAATTGGTTTTACTGGTGAAGCAATATCAATCAACACTCCAATTATTGGGAATTTACTTACGATTGCAACTACAAATGGTGATAAACAAATGATTCTTTCCGTAATAGATTATAGAGGAATTGGCACATATGATCTCGCAACCGAGGGAATTGGATCTTATATGAAGGACCAAACACCTACAGGCTCATTTACGTCTACAAGTGGTACTTTGGTGATTACAAGTGAAGCTGGGGATAAATTAAAAGGGACATTTTCATTTAATGCCCTAAATGAAAATACAACGATTAATACATCAGTAACGGTTACAGATGGTACTTTTGATCTACCATTTAGCAAAAAATAA
- a CDS encoding CAP domain-containing protein, with amino-acid sequence MLKLLLPTLLLLIFVTGANAQKWTDAEFRRANTAANASYLTNEEKNVVMYMNLIRIDGEKFYYTFLEDYINNYNAKVKQYRNYNELRITRNNSYYTSLLKHLRGIKNLPVFYPNDKLTSLSRSHAQDLNRNNLDTHESSNGDKFSKRLSTYFPNKAMSENIDFGYSNSLDIVCHLLLDCGVPSLGHRFNLLDQKYKLNTVGVSIQPHPSYTWCAVIDFVAQPAYYTNNQ; translated from the coding sequence ATGCTTAAACTACTTCTACCTACCCTTTTACTGTTAATTTTTGTTACCGGTGCAAACGCTCAAAAATGGACAGATGCGGAGTTCCGCAGGGCCAATACCGCAGCGAATGCTTCTTATTTAACCAACGAAGAGAAAAATGTGGTGATGTATATGAACCTGATCCGCATTGATGGCGAAAAATTTTATTACACGTTTTTAGAAGATTATATTAACAACTATAACGCCAAAGTAAAGCAATATAGAAACTATAATGAACTGCGGATTACCCGTAACAATAGCTATTATACTTCTTTATTAAAGCATTTAAGGGGAATAAAAAATCTTCCGGTATTTTACCCAAACGATAAGCTGACCTCTTTAAGCCGTAGCCATGCACAAGATCTAAACAGGAATAATTTAGATACACACGAAAGCAGCAACGGCGATAAGTTTTCGAAACGTTTATCCACCTATTTCCCCAATAAGGCCATGAGCGAAAATATCGATTTTGGTTACTCGAACAGTTTGGATATTGTTTGCCATTTACTGTTAGATTGTGGTGTGCCTTCGCTTGGTCACCGGTTTAATTTGCTCGATCAGAAATACAAACTGAATACTGTTGGCGTGAGCATTCAGCCACATCCCTCTTATACCTGGTGTGCCGTTATTGATTTTGTAGCACAACCGGCCTATTACACCAATAATCAATAA
- a CDS encoding C40 family peptidase, with amino-acid sequence MKKIIVPILFFILSATAGKAQTILPAQYQELVKKLVASLPKNTTVTENNSSTSSTTLIDFAKSMLGIPYRYATSNPKVGFDCSGFVSYVFSNFGFKVPRSSREFSYAGKETSLENAKVGDVLIFTGSNSRVRRIGHVGIVYSIDENGIKFIHASSGKAHQVTITDLDGHYKARFMKIVSIL; translated from the coding sequence ATGAAGAAAATAATAGTCCCGATTTTGTTTTTCATTTTGTCTGCCACGGCAGGAAAAGCCCAAACAATCTTACCCGCGCAATACCAGGAATTGGTAAAGAAATTAGTTGCAAGCCTTCCAAAAAACACAACAGTTACGGAAAATAATTCTTCCACAAGCTCCACAACCCTTATCGATTTTGCGAAAAGTATGTTAGGTATCCCCTATCGTTATGCTACAAGCAACCCGAAGGTTGGTTTCGATTGCTCTGGTTTTGTGAGTTATGTATTCAGTAATTTTGGCTTTAAAGTTCCACGTTCTTCAAGAGAGTTTAGCTATGCGGGTAAAGAAACCAGTTTAGAAAATGCAAAAGTAGGCGACGTATTGATTTTTACAGGCAGTAATTCAAGAGTAAGAAGGATCGGTCATGTTGGGATTGTTTATTCCATTGATGAAAACGGAATTAAATTTATTCATGCCTCTTCAGGTAAAGCGCACCAGGTAACCATTACCGATCTTGACGGTCATTATAAAGCCCGTTTCATGAAAATTGTAAGTATTCTTTAA